One Solanum pennellii chromosome 10, SPENNV200 genomic region harbors:
- the LOC107002238 gene encoding non-specific lipid-transfer protein 2 has protein sequence MEMVNKIACFVLLCMVVVAPHAEALTCGQVTSTLAPCLPYLMNRGPLGGCCGGVKGLLGQAQTTVDRQTACTCLKSAASSFTGLDLGKAASLPSTCSVNIPYKISPSTDCSKVQ, from the exons ATGGAAATGGTTAACAAGATTGCATGCTTTGTGCTTTTATGCATGGTAGTGGTTGCACCCCATGCAGAGGCACTAACTTGTGGTCAAGTTACATCTACCTTGGCTCCTTGTCTCCCTTATCTAATGAATCGCGGTCCTCTCGGAGGCTGTTGTGGTGGtgttaagggtcttttgggtcaAGCCCAGACTACAGTAGACCGACAGACCGCATGCACTTGCCTAAAATCAGCTGCTTCTTCTTTTACAGGCCTTGATTTGGGCAAAGCTGCTAGTCTCCCTAGCACTTGTAGTGTCAACATCCCTTACAAGATCAGCCCCTCTACTGACTGCTCTAA AGTTCAGTAA
- the LOC107032116 gene encoding non-specific lipid-transfer protein 2-like, with the protein MEMFSKIACFIVLCMIVVAPHGEALSCGQVTSGLAPCLPYLQGSGPLGGCCGGVKGLLGAAKTPADRKAACTCLKSAASAIKGIDFGKAAGIPSVCGVNIPYKISPSTDCSKVQ; encoded by the exons ATGGAAATGTTTAGCAAAATTGCATGCTTTATTGTTTTGTGCATGATAGTGGTTGCACCCCATGGAGAAGCACTAAGTTGCGGCCAGGTTACATCTGGCTTAGCTCCATGCCTCCCTTATCTTCAGGGAAGCGGCCCTCTAGGAGGGTGTTGTGGTGGAGTTAAGGGTCTATTGGGCGCGGCCAAGACCCCCGCGGATCGAAAGGCAGCATGCACTTGCCTCAAATCagctgctagtgctattaaaGGCATTGATTTTGGCAAAGCCGCTGGTATACCTAGTGTTTGTGGCGTAAACATTCCTTACAAGATCAGCCCTTCTACTGACTGCTCCAA GGTTCAGTAA
- the LOC107001686 gene encoding non-specific lipid-transfer protein 2, translating into MEMFGKIACFVVFCMVVVAPHAESLSCGQVTSGLTPCLPYLEGRGPLGGCCGGVKGLLGAAKTPEDRKTACTCLKSAANSIKGIDTGKAAGLPGVCGVNIPYKISPSTDCSKVQ; encoded by the exons ATGGAAATGTTTGGCAAAATTGCATGCTTTGTGGTTTTTTGCATGGTGGTGGTTGCACCCCATGCAGAGTCACTGAGCTGCGGCCAGGTTACATCTGGCTTGACTCCTTGTCTCCCTTATCTTGAGGGTCGCGGCCCTCTAGGAGGATGTTGTGGTGGTGTTAAGGGTCTGTTGGGTGCAGCCAAGACCCCAGAAGACCGGAAGACAGCATGCACTTGCCTTAAATCGGCAGCTAATTCTATTAAGGGCATTGATACAGGAAAAGCCGCTGGGCTCCCTGGAGTTTGTGGAGTCAACATTCCTTACAAGATCAGCCCTTCCACTGATTGCTCAAA GGTCCAGTAA